Proteins encoded together in one bacterium window:
- a CDS encoding aspartate aminotransferase family protein, translating into MLEDELSLLYEAHRRATDYLCKADEMPVFPGAGALAALDAFDEPLPAESSDPADTLRLLDEIGSPATSVS; encoded by the coding sequence GTGCTCGAAGACGAGCTGAGCCTGTTGTACGAAGCACATCGACGCGCCACCGACTACTTGTGTAAGGCCGACGAGATGCCGGTCTTTCCAGGCGCCGGGGCGCTGGCGGCGCTCGATGCTTTCGACGAGCCGCTGCCGGCCGAGTCCTCAGATCCCGCCGATACCCTGCGGCTGCTCGACGAGATCGGCTCACCGGCGACCTCCGTGTCG